In Pseudomonas sp. MTM4, one genomic interval encodes:
- a CDS encoding M18 family aminopeptidase: MREELNQGLIDYLKASPTPFHATRSLALSLQAAGYKALDESETWHTEPGGRYYVTRNDSAIIAFQLGTKSAIEYGARLVGAHTDSPCLRVKPQPELQRQGFWQLGVEVYGGALLAPWFDRDLSLAGRVTYSRDGKIESQLIDFRLPIAVIPSLAIHLNRDANQGWAINPQNELPPILAQIASEDSPDFRALLADQLSREHGLVADVVLDFELSFYDTQGAAVIGLNGEFIAGARLDNLLSCFAGLQALLRAGPDETCVLVCTDHEEVGSASMCGADGPFLEQVLRRVLPEGEAFQRCINRSLLISADNAHAVHPNYIDKHDGNHGPKLNAGPVIKVNSNQRYATSSETAGFFRHLCLENEVSVQSFVTRSDMGCGSTIGPITASQLGVRTVDIGLPTFGMHSIRELAGSQDLAHLVKVLSAFYSNAELP, from the coding sequence ATGCGCGAAGAACTCAACCAAGGCCTGATCGATTACCTCAAGGCCTCGCCAACGCCGTTTCACGCTACCCGCAGCCTTGCGTTAAGCCTTCAGGCAGCCGGCTACAAGGCGCTGGATGAAAGCGAGACCTGGCATACCGAGCCAGGCGGCCGTTATTACGTCACCCGTAATGACTCGGCGATCATCGCCTTCCAGCTCGGCACGAAATCCGCCATCGAATACGGCGCGCGCTTGGTTGGTGCTCATACCGACAGCCCCTGCTTACGAGTCAAGCCGCAACCGGAGCTGCAGCGTCAGGGTTTCTGGCAGTTGGGTGTGGAAGTTTACGGCGGCGCCTTGTTGGCGCCCTGGTTCGACCGCGACCTATCACTGGCTGGCCGTGTCACTTATAGCCGCGACGGGAAGATCGAAAGCCAGCTGATTGATTTCAGGCTGCCCATCGCCGTGATCCCAAGCCTCGCTATTCACCTCAACCGGGATGCCAATCAAGGCTGGGCGATCAATCCGCAGAACGAACTGCCACCGATCCTGGCGCAGATCGCCAGCGAAGACAGCCCGGATTTCCGCGCCTTGCTGGCGGATCAGCTCAGCCGCGAACACGGCCTGGTCGCCGATGTGGTGCTGGATTTCGAGCTGAGCTTCTACGACACCCAAGGCGCGGCGGTTATCGGCCTGAACGGCGAGTTCATCGCTGGTGCGCGGCTGGATAACCTGCTGTCCTGCTTTGCCGGTTTGCAAGCCCTGCTGCGTGCAGGCCCGGACGAAACCTGCGTACTGGTTTGCACCGATCACGAGGAAGTCGGCTCGGCCTCCATGTGCGGCGCCGATGGCCCGTTTCTGGAGCAGGTTCTGCGTCGTGTACTGCCCGAGGGAGAAGCATTCCAGCGCTGCATCAATCGCTCGCTGCTGATTTCGGCAGACAATGCCCATGCGGTACATCCCAATTACATCGACAAGCACGACGGCAATCACGGGCCGAAACTCAATGCCGGCCCGGTAATCAAGGTCAACAGCAATCAGCGATACGCCACCAGCAGCGAAACTGCCGGTTTCTTCCGGCATCTGTGTCTGGAAAACGAGGTATCGGTACAGAGCTTCGTCACGCGCAGCGACATGGGTTGCGGCTCGACCATCGGCCCGATCACGGCCAGCCAGCTGGGCGTACGCACCGTGGACATCGGCCTACCCACCTTCGGCATGCATTCGATCCGCGAACTGGCCGGCAGTCAGGACCTAGCGCATCTGGTCAAGGTGCTCAGCGCCTTCTATTCGAACGCCGAGTTGCCCTGA
- a CDS encoding RluA family pseudouridine synthase: MPLSNIQIVHQDAALLVINKPTLLLSVPGRAEDNRDCLVTRLQENGYPEARIVHRLDWETSGLIVLARDADSHRELSRQFHDRETEKAYTALCWGEPEQDSGSIDLPLRYDPPTKPRHVVDHEQGRHALTYWRVLERCGHYSRVELTPITGRSHQLRVHMLSIGHPLLGDRLYAHEQALNAHERLCLHASMLALTHPQSGARMRFDCPAPF; the protein is encoded by the coding sequence ATGCCGTTAAGCAACATCCAGATTGTTCACCAGGACGCCGCTCTGTTGGTGATCAATAAACCCACCCTGCTGCTCTCGGTACCCGGCCGCGCCGAGGATAACCGTGACTGCCTGGTGACCCGCCTGCAGGAAAACGGCTATCCCGAGGCGCGCATCGTGCATCGGCTGGACTGGGAAACCTCCGGCCTGATCGTGCTCGCCCGCGACGCCGATAGTCACCGCGAGTTGTCGCGCCAATTCCACGATCGCGAGACGGAAAAAGCCTATACCGCGCTGTGCTGGGGCGAACCGGAACAGGACAGCGGCAGTATCGACCTGCCCCTGCGATACGACCCGCCAACCAAGCCCCGGCACGTGGTCGATCATGAACAAGGCAGGCATGCATTGACCTACTGGCGCGTTCTGGAGCGCTGCGGTCACTACAGCCGCGTCGAACTGACCCCTATTACCGGCCGCTCCCACCAGCTGCGCGTGCACATGCTTTCCATCGGGCATCCGCTACTTGGCGACCGCCTCTATGCTCACGAACAGGCGTTGAACGCCCATGAACGACTGTGCCTGCATGCCAGCATGCTCGCCTTGACCCACCCGCAGAGTGGCGCGCGGATGCGCTTCGATTGTCCTGCGCCATTTTGA
- the minD gene encoding septum site-determining protein MinD — MAKILVVTSGKGGVGKTTSSAAIGTGLALRGHKTVIVDFDVGLRNLDLIMGCERRVVYDFVNVIQGDATLTQALIKDKRLENLYVLAASQTRDKDALTLEGVGKVIDELAKTFEFVICDSPAGIEKGAHLAMYYADEAIVVTNPEVSSVRDSDRMLGLLASKSRRAENGEESIKEHLLLTRYNPERVVKGEMLGVEDVEEILSIRLLGVIPESQAVLKASNQGVPVILDDQSDAGQAYSDAVDRLLGKEVNHRFLDVKKQGFLQRLFGGRE; from the coding sequence TTGGCCAAGATCCTCGTAGTCACTTCCGGCAAGGGTGGCGTCGGTAAAACCACATCCAGCGCCGCCATCGGTACCGGTCTCGCCTTGCGCGGCCACAAGACCGTCATCGTCGACTTCGACGTTGGCCTGCGTAATCTGGACCTGATCATGGGCTGCGAGCGCCGCGTGGTGTATGACTTCGTCAACGTCATTCAAGGCGACGCCACCCTCACCCAGGCCCTGATCAAGGACAAGCGCCTCGAGAACCTCTACGTGCTCGCCGCCAGCCAGACCCGTGACAAGGACGCCCTGACGCTCGAAGGCGTTGGCAAGGTGATCGATGAGCTGGCCAAGACTTTCGAATTCGTCATTTGCGACTCCCCGGCAGGCATCGAGAAAGGTGCTCACCTGGCAATGTATTACGCCGACGAGGCCATCGTCGTAACCAACCCGGAAGTCTCCTCGGTTCGTGACTCTGATCGCATGCTGGGCCTGCTTGCCAGCAAGTCCCGTCGCGCCGAAAACGGCGAGGAATCGATCAAGGAGCATCTGCTGCTGACCCGCTACAACCCCGAGCGTGTGGTCAAGGGCGAAATGCTTGGTGTCGAAGACGTCGAGGAAATTCTCTCGATCCGCCTACTGGGTGTCATTCCGGAATCCCAGGCGGTACTCAAGGCTTCCAACCAGGGCGTACCGGTCATCCTCGATGACCAGAGCGATGCGGGCCAGGCGTACAGCGACGCAGTGGATCGTTTGCTGGGTAAAGAAGTGAACCATCGCTTCCTAGACGTTAAAAAGCAGGGCTTCCTGCAACGATTGTTCGGAGGTCGCGAATGA
- a CDS encoding carboxy terminal-processing peptidase, translated as MKRSLTAGFLALLLGLQANTVLAKPADGHDWDYLQPDRDQVIASLNVVELLKRHHYNKPPLNDARSAKIFDSYIAMLDPSRSYFTAGDLAEFEGWRNQFDDFLKNGNLEPGFAIYKVHLERLQSRLEYARGLLNEGVDSFDFTLDEELLVDRENAAWPKDEKELDDLWRKRVKDEVLRLKIAGKEPKAIEELLTKRYKNQLARLEQTRGEDVFQTYINAFAQSYDPHTQYLSPDNAENFDINMSLSLEGIGAVLQSDNEHVKVVRLVPAGPAEKSKQIVPADKIVGVGQGDEEMVDVIGWRLDEVVKLIRGPKGSVVRLEVIPASNAPNDQSSKIVAITREAVKLEEQAAKKSVLNLEQDGRNYKLGIIEIPAFYLDFKALRAGDKDYKSTTRDVKKLLTELKNENVDGVVIDLRNNGGGSLQEATELTGLFIDQGPTVLVRNSDGRVDVLADEQQGAFYKGPLAVLVNRLSASASEIFAGAMQDYHRALIVGGQTFGKGTVQTVQPLNHGELKLTLAKFYRVSGQSTQHQGVIPDISYPAEVDTKEIGESALPEALPWDSIRAAINPDINPFKPFLAELKARHEARTTEHPDFVFTRDRLALTQELMHETSVSLNEEKRRAQQEGIEKRQLALENTLRKAKGEEPLAKLEREDETIPVIEEKKVKPEDDAYLSESGRILLDYLGLQDAMARNTAVER; from the coding sequence ATGAAACGATCATTGACCGCCGGTTTTCTGGCCCTGCTGCTAGGCCTTCAGGCCAACACCGTCCTGGCCAAGCCAGCCGACGGGCACGACTGGGATTACCTGCAGCCCGACCGTGATCAGGTGATCGCCAGCCTCAACGTGGTCGAACTGCTCAAGCGCCATCATTACAACAAACCGCCGCTCAACGACGCCCGCTCGGCAAAGATTTTCGACAGCTACATCGCAATGCTCGATCCGTCGCGCAGTTATTTCACAGCGGGAGATCTTGCCGAGTTCGAGGGCTGGCGCAATCAATTCGACGACTTCCTCAAGAACGGCAATCTTGAGCCCGGCTTCGCGATCTACAAGGTGCACCTCGAGCGCTTGCAGAGCCGGCTCGAATACGCGCGGGGCCTTCTGAACGAAGGCGTGGACAGCTTCGATTTCACCCTCGACGAAGAGTTACTAGTCGATCGTGAAAATGCCGCCTGGCCCAAAGACGAAAAGGAACTGGACGATCTATGGCGCAAACGCGTCAAGGACGAGGTTCTGCGTTTGAAGATCGCCGGCAAAGAGCCCAAAGCTATCGAGGAGTTGCTGACCAAACGCTACAAGAATCAACTGGCGCGTCTGGAGCAAACCCGTGGCGAGGATGTATTCCAGACCTATATCAACGCATTTGCCCAGTCCTATGATCCTCACACTCAGTACCTGTCGCCCGACAATGCAGAAAACTTCGACATCAATATGAGCCTTTCCCTGGAAGGCATCGGTGCCGTGCTGCAGAGCGACAACGAGCACGTCAAGGTCGTGCGCCTGGTCCCAGCTGGCCCCGCAGAGAAGAGCAAGCAGATTGTCCCTGCCGACAAGATCGTCGGTGTCGGCCAGGGCGACGAGGAAATGGTCGACGTGATCGGCTGGCGCCTCGACGAAGTGGTCAAACTGATCCGTGGTCCGAAAGGATCGGTCGTTCGCCTCGAAGTCATCCCGGCGAGCAACGCACCAAACGATCAAAGCAGCAAGATCGTCGCCATCACCCGTGAAGCAGTGAAACTCGAAGAGCAGGCAGCGAAGAAATCAGTGCTCAATCTCGAGCAGGACGGCCGCAACTATAAGCTCGGAATCATTGAGATCCCCGCGTTCTACCTTGATTTCAAGGCCCTGCGCGCCGGAGACAAGGACTACAAGAGCACCACCCGCGACGTGAAGAAGCTGCTGACAGAGCTGAAAAACGAAAACGTGGATGGCGTCGTCATCGATCTGCGCAATAACGGCGGGGGTTCGCTCCAGGAGGCGACGGAGCTGACTGGCCTGTTCATCGATCAGGGCCCGACGGTGCTGGTACGCAACAGCGATGGCCGTGTCGACGTGCTTGCCGACGAGCAGCAAGGCGCGTTCTACAAAGGTCCTCTGGCCGTGCTGGTCAATCGGCTGTCAGCGTCGGCATCGGAAATTTTCGCTGGCGCCATGCAGGATTATCATCGCGCCCTCATCGTCGGTGGCCAGACCTTCGGCAAGGGCACCGTGCAAACCGTCCAGCCTCTCAATCATGGAGAGCTGAAGCTGACGCTGGCCAAGTTCTATCGTGTCTCCGGCCAGAGCACCCAGCATCAGGGCGTGATCCCCGACATTTCTTATCCTGCCGAAGTCGATACCAAGGAAATTGGCGAAAGCGCCCTGCCTGAAGCGCTGCCGTGGGACAGCATCCGCGCCGCGATCAATCCCGATATCAATCCGTTCAAACCATTCCTCGCAGAACTCAAGGCGCGCCACGAAGCACGCACGACCGAGCACCCTGATTTCGTTTTCACCCGTGATCGCCTCGCGCTCACACAGGAGCTCATGCACGAGACGAGTGTCAGTCTCAACGAGGAAAAGCGCCGGGCGCAGCAGGAAGGCATCGAGAAGCGGCAACTGGCGCTTGAAAATACGCTGCGCAAGGCCAAGGGCGAGGAGCCGCTGGCCAAACTCGAACGGGAAGATGAAACGATCCCGGTCATTGAAGAGAAAAAGGTAAAGCCAGAGGACGATGCCTACCTTTCGGAAAGCGGCAGAATTCTGTTGGACTATCTGGGGCTGCAGGACGCAATGGCTAGAAATACCGCCGTAGAGCGATAG
- a CDS encoding lipid A biosynthesis lauroyl acyltransferase, whose translation MDRPRFRASFLHPRFWLLWLGLALLWLVVQLPYRVLLLLGRGLGALMYRVARSRRQIARRNLQLCFPELNDKQRERLLRENFASTGIAFFEMAMSWWWSKDRLHKLAHVEGLEHLQQAQAEGQGVILMALHFTTLEIGAALLSQRHTIDGMYREHKNAVFDFVQRRGRERHNLDASAIEREDVRAMLKVLRAGRAIWYAPDQDYGRKQSLFVPWFGINAATVTATTKFARLGKARVVPYTQTRLADGSGYRLAIHPPLLDFPGESEEADCRRINEWVEHVVRQHPEQYLWAHRRFKTRPEGEPSLYRKLPKKPITP comes from the coding sequence ATGGATCGTCCTCGTTTTCGCGCATCCTTTCTTCATCCGCGTTTCTGGCTGCTGTGGCTGGGACTGGCTTTGCTGTGGTTGGTGGTGCAGCTGCCTTACCGCGTTCTGCTGCTTCTTGGGCGCGGCCTCGGTGCACTGATGTATCGGGTTGCCCGCTCCAGGCGACAAATCGCTCGGCGCAACCTGCAGTTATGTTTCCCCGAGCTGAACGACAAGCAGCGCGAGCGACTGCTACGCGAGAACTTCGCCTCGACCGGTATCGCCTTCTTCGAAATGGCCATGAGCTGGTGGTGGTCCAAGGACCGGCTGCATAAGCTGGCGCATGTCGAGGGTCTCGAGCACCTGCAACAGGCCCAGGCCGAGGGGCAGGGCGTGATTCTGATGGCGCTGCATTTCACTACGCTGGAAATCGGTGCGGCCTTGCTGAGTCAGCGTCACACCATCGATGGCATGTATCGCGAGCACAAGAATGCGGTGTTCGATTTCGTCCAGCGACGCGGGCGGGAGCGGCACAATCTCGACGCTAGCGCCATCGAGCGTGAGGACGTACGCGCGATGCTCAAGGTGCTGCGCGCCGGTCGAGCGATCTGGTACGCGCCGGACCAGGATTATGGGCGCAAGCAGAGTCTTTTCGTCCCTTGGTTTGGTATCAATGCCGCAACCGTGACCGCCACCACCAAGTTCGCCCGCCTGGGCAAGGCACGCGTCGTGCCGTATACGCAGACGCGGCTCGCCGATGGCTCTGGCTACAGATTGGCCATTCACCCACCGCTGCTTGATTTCCCGGGTGAAAGCGAGGAGGCCGATTGCCGGCGCATCAACGAGTGGGTGGAGCACGTGGTGCGGCAGCATCCCGAGCAATATCTGTGGGCCCACCGCCGCTTCAAGACGCGTCCAGAGGGTGAGCCAAGCCTCTATAGAAAGTTGCCGAAGAAACCGATCACTCCGTAA
- a CDS encoding pirin family protein codes for MPMREILEISTGRATSDGAGVSLTRLFGGDVAERFDPFLMLDEFGSDNPDEYIAGFPPHPHRGFETVTYMIEGRMRHEDHLGNVGLLENGGVQWMTAARGVIHSEMPQQEQGVMRGFQLWLNLPAKSKMGDPGYRDFAPAEVPRVTLPSGVEAVVIAGRFQADGVDQPGAVQRPDTEPQLFDLHLPAGSQLNPQLLDGHRLILYVYEGEIEIAGKRLGKNQLARLSDQGELQLNSGTGARVLLLAGQPIGEPIVQYGPFVMNSREEIEQALRDFRDGVLTE; via the coding sequence ATGCCCATGCGCGAGATTCTTGAAATCAGCACCGGTCGCGCCACCTCCGATGGCGCCGGTGTCAGTCTGACCCGTTTGTTCGGCGGTGACGTAGCGGAGCGATTCGATCCATTCCTGATGCTCGACGAGTTCGGCTCCGACAACCCTGACGAGTACATCGCCGGCTTCCCGCCACACCCGCACCGCGGCTTCGAGACCGTGACCTATATGATCGAGGGCCGCATGCGCCACGAAGACCATCTCGGCAATGTCGGGCTGCTCGAAAACGGCGGTGTGCAATGGATGACGGCGGCACGCGGCGTGATCCACAGCGAGATGCCGCAACAGGAACAAGGCGTCATGCGCGGCTTCCAGCTGTGGCTTAACCTGCCCGCCAAAAGCAAGATGGGCGATCCGGGTTATCGGGACTTCGCGCCAGCAGAAGTCCCGCGCGTCACCTTGCCCAGCGGCGTCGAAGCGGTGGTCATCGCCGGACGGTTCCAAGCCGACGGGGTGGATCAGCCAGGCGCCGTGCAACGACCGGATACTGAACCGCAGCTGTTCGATCTGCACCTGCCCGCCGGCAGCCAACTCAACCCGCAGCTGCTCGATGGACACCGGCTGATCCTGTACGTATATGAAGGCGAGATCGAGATTGCCGGAAAGCGCCTCGGCAAGAATCAGCTGGCCAGGCTTTCCGATCAGGGCGAACTGCAGCTGAACTCCGGCACCGGCGCGCGAGTGCTGCTATTGGCCGGCCAGCCGATTGGCGAACCGATCGTCCAGTACGGCCCGTTCGTGATGAACAGTCGCGAGGAAATCGAGCAGGCCCTGCGCGACTTCCGCGACGGCGTACTTACGGAGTGA
- a CDS encoding bifunctional 2-polyprenyl-6-hydroxyphenol methylase/3-demethylubiquinol 3-O-methyltransferase UbiG, translating to MTRFIDATRGAQAHPSLLKALELWSHSPGLALDLGCGAGRDSLALLRAGWKVVALDRDPEALSALQEQAAAYAPGALTALCRTFEDAAPLPAVDFVNASFALPFCRPEAFADLWMRITQALRLGGLFTGHFFGPQDDWAAKGLSIHSQGQLRRRFERWELLELNEFEYDGKTAIGRAKHWHMFEVIARQG from the coding sequence ATGACTCGCTTCATCGATGCAACTCGTGGCGCCCAGGCTCACCCGAGCCTGCTTAAAGCGCTCGAACTTTGGTCGCACAGTCCCGGCCTGGCGCTGGATCTAGGCTGCGGTGCCGGGCGCGATAGCTTGGCGTTGCTTCGTGCAGGCTGGAAGGTCGTCGCGCTCGACCGGGACCCAGAAGCATTGAGCGCTCTGCAGGAACAGGCAGCTGCGTATGCGCCCGGTGCGCTCACAGCACTGTGCCGGACATTCGAGGACGCCGCTCCGTTGCCGGCAGTGGACTTCGTAAATGCCAGTTTCGCACTGCCGTTCTGCCGACCAGAAGCATTTGCCGACCTCTGGATGCGAATCACCCAGGCGCTACGGCTAGGTGGTCTGTTCACCGGGCATTTTTTCGGCCCTCAAGACGACTGGGCGGCGAAGGGCCTCAGCATCCACAGCCAAGGCCAGCTCCGACGGCGGTTCGAACGCTGGGAGCTGCTGGAACTCAACGAATTCGAATACGACGGAAAGACCGCGATAGGACGGGCCAAACACTGGCATATGTTTGAGGTCATTGCACGGCAGGGTTGA
- a CDS encoding VacJ family lipoprotein, translating into MLKTCWSSSVARCHLFALLFLASGIAHAQTPIPDEDGFTHPLRNLKFNPGLDQREFERATFDALDIHDPWESLNRRMYYFNYRLDQWVMLPAVRGYRYVTPRIVRTGVSNFFSNLGEIPTLFNSVAQLKGQRAMSTTARLLFNTIIGVGGIWDPATRMGLPRYNEDFGQTLGFYGVPHGPYLILPALGPSNLRDTAGQVVDFGVERQVDYFDYGEASGGEFGITALRLIDIRHTTSLRYGQLNSPFEYEKVRYVYTRARELQIGE; encoded by the coding sequence ATGCTCAAGACATGCTGGAGTTCTTCCGTGGCTAGATGTCATTTGTTTGCATTGCTGTTCTTGGCCAGCGGCATCGCCCATGCACAGACGCCGATCCCCGATGAGGATGGCTTCACCCATCCGCTGCGTAACCTGAAATTCAATCCTGGCCTGGATCAACGCGAGTTCGAGCGCGCCACCTTCGACGCGCTGGATATTCACGATCCCTGGGAATCGCTGAACCGGCGCATGTATTACTTCAATTACCGTCTGGATCAGTGGGTGATGCTTCCGGCGGTGCGAGGCTACCGCTATGTCACGCCTCGGATCGTGCGCACCGGCGTGAGCAACTTTTTCAGTAACCTCGGCGAGATCCCAACGCTGTTCAACAGCGTGGCGCAGCTCAAGGGCCAGCGAGCGATGAGCACCACAGCACGATTGCTGTTCAACACCATCATTGGTGTCGGCGGCATTTGGGACCCTGCTACCCGCATGGGCCTGCCGCGCTACAACGAGGACTTCGGCCAGACGCTAGGCTTTTATGGCGTCCCGCATGGGCCGTATCTGATCCTGCCCGCGCTCGGCCCATCCAACCTGCGCGATACCGCTGGACAGGTAGTGGACTTCGGCGTCGAGCGGCAAGTCGATTACTTCGACTATGGCGAAGCCAGCGGTGGTGAATTCGGCATTACCGCGCTTCGACTGATCGACATCCGCCACACCACCAGCCTGCGCTATGGGCAACTCAACTCGCCGTTCGAATATGAAAAGGTCCGCTACGTTTACACCCGAGCGCGGGAATTGCAGATAGGCGAGTGA
- the minE gene encoding cell division topological specificity factor MinE, which yields MNLLDFFRERKKKETPANIAKERLQIIVAHERGQRTQPDYLPALQKELVEVIRKYVNIESDQVQVALEDQGSCSILELNITLPDR from the coding sequence ATGAACCTTCTCGACTTCTTTCGTGAGCGCAAGAAGAAGGAAACGCCAGCCAACATCGCGAAGGAACGCCTGCAGATCATCGTTGCGCACGAGCGCGGCCAGCGTACGCAACCGGACTATCTGCCCGCTCTACAGAAAGAGCTGGTCGAGGTGATTCGCAAGTATGTGAACATCGAAAGCGATCAGGTGCAGGTCGCACTGGAAGATCAGGGCAGCTGTTCGATCCTTGAATTGAACATTACCCTGCCGGATCGTTAA
- the minC gene encoding septum site-determining protein MinC, with translation MSQADLSDQAPVFQLKGSMLAITVLELTQNDLERLDQQLAVKVEQAPDFFNNTPLVLALDKLPADCNLDLPALIALCRKHGLRTLALRAGDPQVIEAAAALDLPVLPPSGAKERKLDLASKASAAPTKPAEPIYRPTRVVTTPIRGGQQVYAQGGDLIVLAAVSPGAELLADGNIHVYGPLRGRALAGIKGDTDARIFCQQLAAEMVSIAGHYKVAEDLRRDPLWTEAVQMKLSGDMLNITRL, from the coding sequence ATGAGCCAAGCCGACCTTTCCGACCAAGCCCCAGTGTTCCAGCTCAAGGGCAGCATGCTTGCCATAACCGTGCTGGAGTTGACGCAGAACGACCTGGAGCGCCTCGATCAACAGCTGGCCGTGAAGGTCGAGCAAGCGCCGGATTTCTTCAACAACACCCCGCTGGTCCTCGCGCTGGACAAGCTGCCCGCCGATTGCAATCTCGACCTTCCGGCACTCATCGCGCTGTGCCGCAAGCACGGCCTGCGCACCCTGGCGCTGCGTGCCGGCGATCCCCAAGTCATCGAGGCGGCCGCGGCGCTCGACCTTCCCGTACTGCCACCGTCCGGTGCCAAGGAACGCAAGCTGGACCTCGCCAGCAAGGCATCGGCAGCACCGACCAAACCCGCCGAACCGATCTATCGCCCCACCCGCGTGGTCACCACGCCTATCCGCGGCGGCCAGCAGGTCTATGCGCAGGGTGGCGACTTGATCGTACTGGCCGCCGTCAGCCCGGGCGCGGAACTTCTCGCCGATGGAAACATCCATGTGTACGGTCCATTGCGTGGGCGTGCCTTGGCAGGTATCAAGGGAGATACCGACGCACGCATTTTCTGTCAGCAGCTCGCCGCCGAAATGGTCTCCATCGCGGGGCATTACAAGGTTGCCGAAGACCTGCGGCGCGACCCGTTATGGACCGAAGCCGTACAGATGAAGCTATCCGGCGACATGTTGAACATCACCCGCCTTTAA